GCAAATTGTTAGCGTTGCCTGGGCTTTTGTGGTTAGCTTTATTTTTTGCACTGCCGTTGATATTCATGCTGATTATTTCCTTTTATCAGCGAGGAGTTTATGGTCAGTTAATTGCTGAGTTTACGATGGAGAATTACATACGCTTTTTTGAGCCGTTGTATCTTAGGATTTTGTTTGACACCTTAGTTGTTTCAGTTGCGACAACTTTAGGGACGCTCTTGCTGGCGTATCCACTTGCCTACTATATAACCCGTCTACCTAGAGCGCAGCAAATGATTTGGTTAATACTTATAATGATTCCATTTTGGATCAATTTTTTAATTCGTTCGTATGCTTGGGTAATTATTTTACGTTCCCAGGGTGTGGTAAATACGACCTTGATTAATTTAGGTATTATAGATGTACCGTTGGCACTTCTATATAACTGGGGATCAGTGATGCTTGGTATGATTTATACACTGCTGCCTTTTATGGTGCTGCCATTATACGTTTCACTGGAGAAGCTTGATGTTAGAAAGCTTGAAGCTGCACATGACTTAGGTGCAAAACCATGGCAGGCTTTTTGGCACATAACCCTACCACTGACTAAACCTGGAATACTTATAGGGTCAGTTTTAGTATTCGTATCATCACTTGGTATGTTCGTGGTACCAGATATTATGGGCGGAGCTAAATCGATGCTCTTGGGCAACGTAATT
This is a stretch of genomic DNA from Desulfuribacillus alkaliarsenatis. It encodes these proteins:
- a CDS encoding ABC transporter permease; this encodes MRIRGKLLALPGLLWLALFFALPLIFMLIISFYQRGVYGQLIAEFTMENYIRFFEPLYLRILFDTLVVSVATTLGTLLLAYPLAYYITRLPRAQQMIWLILIMIPFWINFLIRSYAWVIILRSQGVVNTTLINLGIIDVPLALLYNWGSVMLGMIYTLLPFMVLPLYVSLEKLDVRKLEAAHDLGAKPWQAFWHITLPLTKPGILIGSVLVFVSSLGMFVVPDIMGGAKSMLLGNVIQNQFLSARDWPFGAAISIIMMIMSALLIALYYKAMKWEERLEGTK